Proteins from one Oncorhynchus tshawytscha isolate Ot180627B linkage group LG16, Otsh_v2.0, whole genome shotgun sequence genomic window:
- the LOC121838652 gene encoding sodium/calcium exchanger 1-like — protein sequence MGHFQLSPMHSLGLRLMVVVAVMFLKFQHVTAMSSDVDLDQFVSPTASGNVTVCTTAGTACEKGVILPIWEPQNPSFGDKVARATVYFVALVYMFLGVSIIADRFMASIEVITSQEKEITIKRPNGETTTTTVRIWNETVSNLTLMALGSSAPEILLSVIEVCGHGFDAGALGPSTIVGSAAFNMFVIIGICVYVVPDGEVRKVKHLRVFFVTATWSIFAYIWLYLILAVISPGIVQVWEGLLTLFFFPICVLFAWVADRRLLFYKYVYKRYRTGKQRGMIIETEGDRPLPSKVDIEMDGKMLNSHAVDFLDGPLGLELNMKDLDEEETRRDMAKILKELKQKHPDKEMEQLIELANYQVLSSQQKSRAFYRCQATRLMTGAGNILKKHAADQARKAVSLHEVRSDVADNDPISKIYFDPGSYQCLENCGTVAVNVLRRGGDLTKTVSVEFRTEDGSANAGSDYEFTEGVVVFKPGETQKEIRVGIIDDDIFEEDENFLIHLSNVKVLLAEGEEVENPETNHVEAVACLGLPATATVTIFDDDHAGIFTFEEPVAHVSESVGTMEVKVLRTSGARGVVMVPYKTVEGTARGGGEDFEDTHGVLEFQNDEIL from the coding sequence ATGGGACACTTTCAGCTCTCCCCCATGCACTCCCTTGGCCTTCGGCTTATGGTTGTCGTAGCAGTCATGTTTCTCAAATTCCAACATGTGACGGCTATGTCCTCGGACGTGGACTTGGATCAGTTTGTGTCTCCAACTGCCAGCGGCAATGTTACTGTGTGCACCACAGCAGGCACAGCATGCGAAAAAGGGGTGATTCTGCCTATCTGGGAACCTCAGAATCCCTCGTTTGGGGACAAAGTGGCACGGGCAACAGTCTATTTCGTGGCCCTGGTGTACATGTTCCTTGGAGTGTCCATCATCGCTGACCGTTTCATGGCGTCCATCGAGGTCATCACCTCTCAGGAGAAAGAGATCACCATCAAGAGACCCAACGGagagaccaccaccaccaccgtgcGGATCTGGAACGAGACAGTGTCCAATCTCACGCTCATGGCCCTGGGTTCAAGTGCCCCTGAGATCCTACTGTCCGTCATTGAGGTTTGCGGCCACGGTTTTGATGCAGGAGCCTTGGGTCCAAGCACCATCGTGGGCAGCGCCGCCTTCAACATGTTTGTCATCATTGGCATCTGTGTGTACGTGGTGCCCGACGGGGAGGTCCGTAAGGTCAAGCACCTGCGCGTCTTCTTCGTCACAGCCACCTGGAGCATCTTCGCCTACATCTGGCTCTACCTGATCCTGGCTGTCATCTCCCCCGGCATAGTGCAGGTATGGGAGGGCCTgctcaccctcttcttcttcCCCATCTGCGTGTTGTTCGCCTGGGTCGCTGACCGACGCCTCCTCTTCTACAAGTACGTCTACAAGCGCTACCGTACCGGCAAGCAGCGGGGCATGATCATTGAAACCGAGGGTGACCGCCCGCTCCCGTCCAAAGTCGACATTGAGATGGACGGAAAGATGCTCAACTCTCACGCGGTGGACTTCCTGGACGGGCCTCTGGGGCTGGAGCTGAACATGAAGGACCTGGATGAGGAGGAGACCCGGCGCGACATGGCCAAGATCCTCAAGGAGCTGAAGCAGAAGCACCCAGACAAGGAGATGGAGCAGCTGATTGAACTGGCCAACTACCAGGTGTTGAGTTCACAGCAGAAGAGCAGGGCCTTCTACCGCTGCCAGGCCACCAGGCTCATGACCGGTGCTGGAAACATCCTGAAGAAGCATGCGGCCGACCAGGCCCGCAAGGCAGTCAGCTTGCACGAGGTTCGCTCTGATGTGGCCGATAACGACCCCATTTCCAAGATATACTTTGACCCCGGCTCCTACCAGTGCCTGGAGAACTGCGGCACAGTGGCAGTTAACGTGCTACGGCGAGGCGGTGACCTGACCAAGACAGTGTCAGTGGAGTTCCGTACGGAGGATGGATCAGCCAACGCGGGCTCGGACTACGAGTTCACCGAGGGGGTGGTGGTGTTCAAGCCCGGCGAGACCCAGAAGGAGATCCGTGTGGGCATCATTGATGATGACATCTTTGAGGAGGATGAGAACTTCCTGATCCACCTGAGCAACGTAAAAGTGCTGctggcagagggagaggaggtagagaaccCAGAGACCAATCACGTGGAAGCGGTGGCCTGTCTCGGCCTGCCTGCCACGGCAACCGTGACCATCTTTGACGACGACCACGCCGGCATCTTCACGTTCGAGGAGCCGGTGGCACACGTGAGTGAGAGCGTGGGCACCATGGAGGTGAAGGTGCTGCGGACGTCAGGGGCACGTGGGGTCGTCATGGTGCCCTACAAGACTGTGGAGGGCACAGcacgtggaggaggagaggatttcGAAGATACCCACGGGGTCCTGGAGTTCCAGAACGATGAAATCTTGTAA